In Nymphaea colorata isolate Beijing-Zhang1983 chromosome 3, ASM883128v2, whole genome shotgun sequence, a genomic segment contains:
- the LOC116249923 gene encoding uncharacterized protein LOC116249923 has translation MMSMPLEGQPNVIQQQAYSPRSSSGSIGPVIGVLAVIAVLGVVAAIIGRLCSGRRFIGDRRFDFEGWVERKCASCIDGRVDNSGAGGGGGFGGGSSGGGGNPATVTVEATPESKPPTASDSNSASSV, from the coding sequence ATGATGTCAATGCCACTAGAGGGGCAGCCGAATGTAATTCAGCAGCAGGCGTACTCTCCCCGCTCCAGCAGCGGCTCCATCGGTCCGGTGATCGGCGTCCTCGCCGTGATCGCCGTCTTGGGAGTGGTGGCTGCCATAATCGGCCGGCTTTGCTCGGGCAGGAGGTTCATCGGAGACCGCCGGTTCGACTTCGAAGGTTGGGTCGAGCGCAAGTGCGCCTCATGTATCGATGGTAGGGTCGACAATTCTGGTGCAGGCGGTGGTGGCGGATTCGGCGGCGGAAGTTCCGGTGGTGGTGGCAATCCGGCCACCGTGACGGTGGAGGCCACGCCTGAGTCTAAGCCTCCCACTGCGTCGGACTCTAACTCTGCTTCATCGGTCtga